The genomic interval CCCTTTTATGGAGAATTGGTAGATTTTATGAGCAGCGGACCCATTATCGCAGCGATCCTGGAAAAAGAAAATGCTGTCGCTGATTTCCGGACCCTGATCGGCGCTACCGATCCGGCCAAAGCCGCAGAAGGAACCATTCGTAAAAAATTTGCCAGTTCCATCGGCGAAAATGCTGTTCACGGCAGTGACAGCGATGAGAACGCTAAAATAGAAGGTGACTTTTTCTTCTCCGTTCTGGAGCGGATCTGATCCCTTTTGCAATGAATAAGTAGAACCCGTTCGCCAAAGGCGGACGGGTTTTATATTTCCTGTACAGGAACTACTTTATACGCTACCTGATTGTTCACAGGCTCGATCGAATAACCGGCGTCCCGAAGTAACTGGATCAATCCGTTCTTTCCTGGTAAATGCCCCGCTCCTACCGCGATCACAAATGTTTTATCCCGTAACAGCGTTTTAAGTTTGACCACCCAGTTACGGTTTCGGTTATTCAATAACAGGTCTTCAAAGTTGGCCACACCCATGTCTTCCTGATTGATCAAGGCTTCGAGTTTTTCAAGGTCCTGTGATTTGTAGGCATTTACCATGGTTTTATAGTCCTCAAGGTCTGTATTCACAGAGGCCGTGTCTGCATCAATATACCGGACCAGCAGGTCCGCTTGTTGTTTATACGGGATAGAATCAAAAATGCTCATTTGGTAGGCCAGGGTCTCCAGTCCATTGATCTTTTTCTTGTTCTTTTTTGCCTCGTTCATGATCACCTGCTCCATGGCGATATTTTGGTCGCAGGGAAGATTGTCCTGCATCAGCGTGGATGCGGCAAGGAAGGGTTTGTATTGCTCCAGCATGGAGAATGGCAATAATCCTCCCTTTTCAGTAAAATAGGCCTTTACTTTCTGATAATTTTCCTTGTCCAGCAGGTCAGCAAGGGTTGTATCATTTTTCATTTTCATACCGGTCATGGCCCCCATCATTTCCACCAGGTTATCCATATCTACTTCAAAATAAATACCCTGACTCCTTCGGATAGCCGACCGGAGGCTATCGCTTAATAGTGCATCTTCTTTGCATAACACATGGATGGTTCCAAAAAGATAAGAGGGCTGGGTCATCCCGTTTCCGGTAATGCGCCATAGCAGGGTCTTTTCCAGCGGGGAGTTTTCAGGGGTGGTTACAGTTTTTCTGGACGATCCGCAACCCATATTGACCAAGATCAGGAATAGCGCTATTATCAATTTGTAAACTTGCAGAGTTTTTAAAAAATTCATTATTTTCATTTCTTAATCATTAAATCTTACCAAATGAGAAAAAGCCTTCTTTTTCTTCTCCTGGCTTTCCTGGCCATTCACCTCAATGCCCAGAAGGTCAAAGATACAGAGATTCCCCCCTTCGGTACCGTTGACAAGTCTGATCTGGAACTGACCCAATGTTACTTTGATCCTGATGCAGAAGCCATGATCCTGTTGGAGGATGGCGAGCTAGCTTATATTGACGGGATCGGAATCGTGTTGGAAAAACGGATACGGATAAAGATTCTTAAAAAAGAAGGTCTTGATCGGGCTGATATTCATTTACGATATAATAACAGTGATAAGGACCAGAGTATTCGTGATATCGCAGCCCAAACCTATAATCTGGATCCATCCGGAAAGGTCGTTATTGCCAAGGTGGATAAGAAACAGATATTTGACAAGAACATCAACAAGCGTGTGGCTGAAAAAGTTTTCACTTTTCCTGAAGTGAAAGTGGGCAGCATCATTGAATACAAATACAAACACAATGGTATTGGATTGATCAACTGGTATTTCCAGCATAGTATACCGGTGAAGGTGAGCCGCTATGTGCTGGACTTTCCTGATTATATTCAGATGCGCAATACCCCTTTTTGCTCCAGAAAGTATGAACACAAGGAAGAAAGTAAAGGGGCCCGGGTAGCACAGTCCTATCTGATGAAAGAGATACCCGGTTTTCGCAATGAAAGTAATGTGATCAATGAAGAGGCTTATATGGATCGGTTGGAAACCACCGTGTCTGCTTATAAAGAAGCCAGTGGATTGTGGAAAAACAGAAATGTCAATTGGATACAGGTGATCCGTTTTCTGATGGAAGATGAGGATTTTGGGATACAATTGAAAAGGGATATTCCCCGTACCTCTGATCTGGATCTGGAATTGGCCCAGGTAAAAGATGATTACAACCGGATGAAAACAATTCATGCTTATGTACGGAAGAACATGACCTGGAATGAGTACTATGGCATATGGGCTCTGGATGGCGTGAAAGCGGCCTGGAAGGACAAAAAGGGAACAGCTGGTGAGATCAATCTTATTCTGGTGAATTTACTTCGCAATGCCGGTCTGGATGCTAAACCCGTTTTGGTGAGTACCCATGATAATGGCCTCGTGAACGCCACTGATGCCGGGACCTATGATTATCCGGGTTTCAACCAGTTCAATAAAGTTTTAGCGCATGTAACCATCGGAGGAAAGGTATATGTGCTGGATGGTTCTGAAAAGGAGACCCCTACTCATCTCATCCCCAGGGAGGTGTTGATGACCGAAGGACTGGTCATTGAAAAAATTGATACAGGTGAATGGGGATGGGTAAATCTGTGGGACCCTGCAGAAACCTATAAGGAAGTTTTTGTACTTAGTGGGCATGTGGAAGCCGATGGAAAGGTCAGGGTCAAGGAAGATATTACGAGTATTGATTATTCCCGGTTGCGCAAGATAGGATTGGTCAGAAAAGGGGAAAAGGAATTCAGGGATCGGTT from Chitinophagales bacterium carries:
- a CDS encoding nucleoside-diphosphate kinase yields the protein MSNRTLTMIKPDAMKRGYAGAILDMMIQAGFKVIALKQTKLSAEKAGEFYAVHKERPFYGELVDFMSSGPIIAAILEKENAVADFRTLIGATDPAKAAEGTIRKKFASSIGENAVHGSDSDENAKIEGDFFFSVLERI
- a CDS encoding TraB/GumN family protein: MNFLKTLQVYKLIIALFLILVNMGCGSSRKTVTTPENSPLEKTLLWRITGNGMTQPSYLFGTIHVLCKEDALLSDSLRSAIRRSQGIYFEVDMDNLVEMMGAMTGMKMKNDTTLADLLDKENYQKVKAYFTEKGGLLPFSMLEQYKPFLAASTLMQDNLPCDQNIAMEQVIMNEAKKNKKKINGLETLAYQMSIFDSIPYKQQADLLVRYIDADTASVNTDLEDYKTMVNAYKSQDLEKLEALINQEDMGVANFEDLLLNNRNRNWVVKLKTLLRDKTFVIAVGAGHLPGKNGLIQLLRDAGYSIEPVNNQVAYKVVPVQEI
- a CDS encoding DUF3857 and transglutaminase domain-containing protein, which codes for MRKSLLFLLLAFLAIHLNAQKVKDTEIPPFGTVDKSDLELTQCYFDPDAEAMILLEDGELAYIDGIGIVLEKRIRIKILKKEGLDRADIHLRYNNSDKDQSIRDIAAQTYNLDPSGKVVIAKVDKKQIFDKNINKRVAEKVFTFPEVKVGSIIEYKYKHNGIGLINWYFQHSIPVKVSRYVLDFPDYIQMRNTPFCSRKYEHKEESKGARVAQSYLMKEIPGFRNESNVINEEAYMDRLETTVSAYKEASGLWKNRNVNWIQVIRFLMEDEDFGIQLKRDIPRTSDLDLELAQVKDDYNRMKTIHAYVRKNMTWNEYYGIWALDGVKAAWKDKKGTAGEINLILVNLLRNAGLDAKPVLVSTHDNGLVNATDAGTYDYPGFNQFNKVLAHVTIGGKVYVLDGSEKETPTHLIPREVLMTEGLVIEKIDTGEWGWVNLWDPAETYKEVFVLSGHVEADGKVRVKEDITSIDYSRLRKIGLVRKGEKEFRDRFLHGDDPNIQIDSLTFENKESDSLPLVQHIQFTESLNGTGDYLFLSVNKFTGLEKNPFIADTRQADVFFGANQSYLITGNVFLPEGYEWDALPKNLRMIMPDTSISITRISQVSNDRLSMRITIDFKKPFFSVQEYGAFHEFYKQLFDILNEQYVIKKKARP